The following proteins come from a genomic window of Dreissena polymorpha isolate Duluth1 chromosome 1, UMN_Dpol_1.0, whole genome shotgun sequence:
- the LOC127865140 gene encoding uncharacterized protein LOC127865140 encodes MKKEDRVRGPLNAVEIEESKNEMIKETQRRYFAEEYDKLSKNQKVGISSKLIKLNPRLDTEGVMRSDSRLKYSEFLPYDTKYPVLLPRKSPVTELIVKDAHEKSNHSGTNQTLSDLSVKYWIVAAREQIRDWESKCSECKRRKGHPKDQIMAPLPKVRTKVTMRAFSNVAVDFGGPYITIQGRGTRRAKRYLCLFTCVSTRAVHLEIAFGLDTNAFLNAFYRMVNRRGLPVSVYSDNGTNFVGQIKN; translated from the coding sequence ATGAAGAAAGAAGATCGAGTCCGTGGGCCATTGAATGCAGTTGAAATTGAAGAAAGCAAGAATGAAATGATCAAAGAGACACAGAGAAGATATTTTGCAGAAGAGTATGATAAACTTAGTAAGAATCAGAAAGTAGGAATTTCCAGCAAACTGATCAAACTGAATCCAAGATTAGACACCGAAGGGGTGATGAGAAGTGACAGTAGATTAAAGTACTCTGAATTTCTTCCATATGACACTAAATATCCTGTGTTACTACCCAGAAAGAGTCCAGTTACAGAGTTAATAGTGAAAGATGCCCATGAAAAGAGCaatcatagcggaacaaaccaaACGCTCTCTGATCTGTCAGTGAAATACTGGATTGTAGCTGCTAGAGAACAAATAAGAGACTGGGAAAGCAAGTGTTCTGAATGCAAACGAAGGAAAGGCCATCCAAAGGATCAAATCATGGCACCTTTACCTAAAGTGAGAACAAAAGTAACCATGCGTGCATTTAGTAATGTCGCAGTAGACTTTGGTGGTCCTTACATTACAATCCAGGGAAGGGGTACAAGACGAGCAAAGAGATACCTCTGTCTATTTACATGCGTATCAACACGGGCAGTGCACCTAGAAATAGCCTTTGGTCTCGACACAAACGCATTCTTAAATGCATTCTACAGAATGGTGAATAGGAGAGGTTTACCAGTTTCAGTGTATTCTGACAATGGCACTAACTTTGTAGGGCAGATAAAGAACTAA